Part of the Rhizobium sp. WYJ-E13 genome is shown below.
GGCCGTCCTTGACGATAACAGTGCCGATCTCATCGAGATTGCGGGAGGGGTCGACGATGCGGACATTCTTGAGGACGAGATTGCTCATGCGCTCACTCCATCCGTGCGGGGTCCCTGGTTCTGGGAAACAAGCAGCGTCTCCATGACGGCCATGCGCACTGCGACCCCCATTTCCACCTGTTCCGCAATTACGCTCTGCGGACCATCGGCGACCTCGGAAGCGATTTCCACGCCGCGGTTCATCGGCCCGGGATGCATGACGAGCGCATCCTCCTTCGCCGCCTTCAGCGTTTCCGCATCAAGGCCGTAGAAATGATAGTATTCGCGCACCGACGGCACAAAGGCGCCGGACATGCGTTCGCGCTGCAGCCGCAGCATCATCACCACATCCGCGTCCTTCAGCCCTTCCTTCATCGAATGGAAGACCTCGACGCCCATCTCCGCGATGCCGGCCGGCAGCAGCGTCGCAGGGGCGACGACGCGCACCCTGGCACCCATGGCGTTCAGAAGCAGGATGTTGGAGCGCGCCACGCGCGAATGCAGCACGTCGCCGCAGATCGCCACGAT
Proteins encoded:
- a CDS encoding aspartate carbamoyltransferase catalytic subunit codes for the protein MVFFPHRHLIGIKGLTEQDITYLLDKADEAVKISRQREKKTSTLRGLTQINLFFEASTRTQSSFELAGKRLGADVMNMSVGNSSVKKGETLIDTAMTLNAMRPDVLIIRHSSAGAAALLAQKVSCSVVNAGDGQHEHPTQALLDALTIRRAKGRLSRIIVAICGDVLHSRVARSNILLLNAMGARVRVVAPATLLPAGIAEMGVEVFHSMKEGLKDADVVMMLRLQRERMSGAFVPSVREYYHFYGLDAETLKAAKEDALVMHPGPMNRGVEIASEVADGPQSVIAEQVEMGVAVRMAVMETLLVSQNQGPRTDGVSA